Proteins found in one Desulfobacterales bacterium genomic segment:
- a CDS encoding trypsin-like peptidase domain-containing protein codes for MRNTPPPSTKTRKWLLYAILTLFIAIFAARLFERPRHDIDAEPRPVVARGDLAADERNTIDIFKSASPSVVYITTTELRRGLFSLNVYEIPQGTGSGFVWDKEGRIVTNFHVIGEASRVEVTLADQSTWEGKLVGAAPDKDIAVLQITAPKDKLHPISIGDSRNLQVGQKVFAIGNPFGLDHTITAGIVSALGREIKAVTGRTIQDVIQTDAAINPGNSGGPLLDSAGRLIGVNTAIFSPSGANSGIGFAVPVEGVNRVATELIRHGRLIRPGMGIQVANQRIVRRLKIKGVLIVRVQKNGAADRAGLIGTREVRGNIVLGDIIQSINGQRVLNYDDLRNELDQYKINDTVTAGILRGSKRMSVEVTLEAIE; via the coding sequence ATGCGCAACACCCCTCCCCCATCCACCAAGACCAGGAAATGGCTCCTCTACGCCATCCTGACCCTGTTCATCGCCATTTTCGCGGCCCGGCTTTTTGAGCGGCCCCGGCACGACATTGATGCGGAACCGCGGCCAGTGGTGGCCCGGGGCGATCTGGCCGCTGATGAGAGGAACACCATTGACATCTTCAAGTCAGCCTCCCCCTCGGTGGTCTATATCACCACCACCGAACTGCGACGCGGCCTTTTCAGTCTGAACGTCTATGAGATTCCCCAGGGCACGGGGTCTGGTTTTGTCTGGGACAAGGAAGGAAGAATCGTCACCAACTTTCACGTGATCGGCGAGGCCAGCCGGGTGGAGGTGACCCTGGCCGATCAATCCACCTGGGAGGGCAAACTGGTCGGCGCGGCGCCGGACAAGGATATCGCCGTCCTGCAGATCACAGCGCCGAAAGACAAGCTCCACCCCATTTCCATCGGCGATTCCAGAAATCTGCAGGTCGGCCAGAAGGTCTTTGCCATCGGCAACCCCTTTGGCCTGGACCACACGATCACCGCGGGAATCGTCAGTGCCCTGGGCCGCGAGATCAAGGCGGTTACCGGCAGAACGATCCAGGATGTGATCCAGACCGATGCGGCGATCAACCCGGGCAATTCAGGCGGACCGCTGCTTGACAGCGCCGGCCGGTTGATCGGGGTCAATACCGCTATCTTCAGCCCGTCCGGGGCCAATTCAGGGATCGGTTTTGCCGTGCCGGTGGAAGGGGTGAACCGGGTGGCAACGGAACTTATCCGCCATGGCCGCCTGATCCGGCCCGGCATGGGGATCCAGGTAGCCAACCAACGTATCGTCCGCCGGTTGAAAATCAAGGGGGTGCTGATCGTCAGGGTGCAGAAGAACGGCGCCGCGGACCGGGCCGGACTGATCGGCACCCGGGAAGTGCGCGGCAATATTGTTCTCGGCGATATCATCCAGTCGATCAACGGTCAGCGGGTGCTTAATTACGACGACCTGCGCAACGAACTGGACCAATACAAGATCAACGACACGGTCACCGCGGGCATCCTCCGGGGCAGCAAGAGGATGTCCGTGGAGGTTACACTGGAAGCCATCGAATAG
- a CDS encoding DNA-processing protein DprA, translating into MTVQVNTIAFNNPVYPSKLQDSNLLPPPHKIWAIGNIDILQHKLLGFFCSTRCPGDIILKTYDLARSWRDNGTVVIGGFHSPMEKECLDFLLRGTQPLVICPARGIEHMRIPKVWRKSLAEGRLLVVSPFPNKHRRPTLTLGVERNTFVAALAEELFVPYAHPGGKVAQLLKQAMSLGKKVSTYKPV; encoded by the coding sequence ATGACGGTTCAGGTAAACACTATAGCTTTCAATAATCCTGTATATCCTTCGAAATTGCAGGACAGTAACCTGCTTCCTCCTCCTCATAAAATTTGGGCTATCGGTAATATTGATATTCTCCAGCATAAGTTATTAGGCTTTTTCTGCTCAACCAGATGCCCGGGTGACATTATCTTGAAAACTTACGACCTGGCCAGATCGTGGCGGGATAATGGGACAGTGGTTATCGGCGGTTTTCATTCACCTATGGAAAAGGAGTGTCTGGACTTTCTGTTAAGAGGCACACAGCCCTTGGTAATCTGTCCGGCCCGTGGCATAGAGCATATGCGCATACCTAAGGTTTGGAGAAAATCATTGGCTGAGGGAAGATTGCTGGTGGTCTCACCTTTTCCAAATAAACACCGGCGTCCGACGCTTACATTGGGAGTTGAACGAAATACCTTTGTTGCCGCATTGGCCGAGGAGCTGTTTGTCCCTTACGCACACCCTGGAGGAAAAGTGGCCCAACTCTTGAAGCAAGCTATGTCCCTTGGCAAAAAAGTCTCAACGTATAAACCGGTGTGA